Proteins encoded in a region of the Cupriavidus pauculus genome:
- a CDS encoding tripartite tricarboxylate transporter substrate binding protein BugE has protein sequence MQSGKTALFLALAASASLPAVVQAQSYPTKPIRLIIPFAPGGTTDIVGRGVADQMSKILGQPVVVENRAGGGGSIGADAIAKAPPDGYTIGISTVSTMAVNPACNPKLSYDPIKDLKPIANVANVANVIAVNPNFPAKDYKEFIAVLKANPGKYSYASSGTCGFGHMLGEQFKVSTKTFIVHIPYRGAGPALNDVLAGQVPIMVDNLPSSMPYIKAGKLRPLVVAWNKRIEGLPDVPTFGELGLKEPNDPAWYGLVAPAGTPDDIINKLNAAVVKALQDKGFADRLHAAGAEPSGNTPAQHAAEIKKEYEKMKNLVKVQNIKLEQ, from the coding sequence ATGCAATCTGGCAAAACCGCTCTGTTCCTCGCACTCGCCGCCTCGGCTTCGCTGCCGGCCGTCGTGCAGGCCCAGTCCTACCCGACCAAGCCGATCCGCCTGATCATCCCGTTCGCGCCCGGCGGTACGACCGACATCGTGGGCCGCGGCGTGGCCGACCAGATGAGCAAGATCCTCGGCCAGCCCGTGGTGGTGGAGAACCGTGCCGGTGGCGGCGGTTCGATCGGCGCCGACGCGATCGCGAAGGCCCCGCCCGATGGCTACACGATCGGCATCTCGACCGTGTCGACGATGGCGGTGAACCCGGCCTGCAATCCCAAGCTCTCGTACGACCCGATCAAGGACCTGAAGCCGATCGCCAACGTCGCGAACGTGGCCAACGTGATCGCCGTGAACCCGAACTTCCCGGCCAAGGACTACAAGGAGTTCATCGCGGTACTGAAGGCGAATCCGGGCAAGTACTCGTACGCCTCGTCGGGCACCTGCGGCTTCGGCCACATGCTCGGCGAGCAGTTCAAGGTCTCGACCAAGACCTTTATCGTGCATATCCCCTATCGCGGTGCCGGCCCGGCCCTGAACGACGTGCTCGCGGGACAGGTGCCCATCATGGTGGACAACCTGCCGTCGTCGATGCCGTACATCAAGGCCGGCAAGCTGCGTCCGCTGGTCGTCGCATGGAACAAGCGCATCGAGGGCCTGCCCGATGTGCCGACCTTCGGCGAACTGGGCCTGAAGGAGCCGAACGATCCGGCCTGGTACGGCCTGGTGGCACCGGCCGGCACGCCTGACGACATCATCAACAAGCTCAATGCCGCCGTCGTGAAGGCGCTGCAGGACAAGGGCTTCGCGGATCGCCTGCACGCTGCCGGCGCCGAGCCGTCGGGCAACACGCCCGCGCAGCACGCGGCCGAGATCAAGAAGGAATACGAGAAGATGAAGAACCTGGTCAAGGTGCAGAACATCAAGCTGGAGCAATAA
- a CDS encoding methylated-DNA--[protein]-cysteine S-methyltransferase has translation MTAQFDAILPAPFGKVGVRSDGDAVAELVYLPDTYDAIAPASALMRDVAAQLDAYYADAGFVFDLPLAARGTDFQRRVWREICAVPRGGLTTYGTIAKALRSVPRAVGQACGQNWFPVVIPCHRVVSATGLGGFAHHGEEGFHLGVKRWLLRHEGAMLL, from the coding sequence ATGACTGCCCAGTTCGATGCCATCCTCCCCGCACCGTTCGGCAAGGTCGGCGTACGGTCCGACGGCGATGCCGTCGCCGAGCTGGTCTACCTGCCCGATACGTACGACGCCATCGCCCCGGCCAGCGCGCTGATGCGCGATGTCGCCGCGCAGCTCGATGCGTATTACGCCGACGCCGGCTTCGTGTTCGACCTGCCGCTCGCGGCGCGCGGCACCGATTTCCAGCGCCGCGTCTGGCGCGAAATCTGCGCCGTGCCGCGCGGCGGCCTGACCACGTACGGCACCATCGCGAAAGCGCTGCGCAGCGTGCCGCGCGCGGTGGGCCAGGCCTGCGGGCAGAACTGGTTTCCCGTCGTGATTCCGTGCCATCGCGTGGTCAGCGCCACCGGGCTGGGCGGCTTCGCGCATCACGGTGAAGAAGGCTTCCACCTCGGCGTCAAACGCTGGTTGCTGCGCCACGAAGGCGCGATGCTGCTGTGA
- the xerD gene encoding site-specific tyrosine recombinase XerD, producing MPVDDAALASDLSLVDRFCDALWLEDGLSRNTIDAYRRDLSMLARWLHENDHGALLAVNDTSLSAYFAARHMETRASSANRRLTVFRRFFQWALREHMVQADPCLLLRPAKQPPRFPKTLSEAQVEALIDAPDTGTPLGLRDRTMVELMYASGLRVSELTQMKTVEVGLNEGVARVVGGKGNKERLVPFGAQAGDWLRRYLAESRPALLAGRACDALFVTQRGEGMTRQAFWHLIKKHAREAGIHAPLSPHTLRHAFATHLLNHGADLRVVQLLLGHADISTTQIYTHVARERLRELHQQHHPRG from the coding sequence ATGCCGGTGGATGACGCCGCGCTGGCGTCGGACCTGTCGCTCGTCGATCGCTTCTGCGACGCGCTGTGGCTCGAGGACGGACTGTCGCGCAATACCATCGACGCCTATCGCCGCGACCTGTCGATGCTCGCGCGCTGGCTGCACGAGAACGACCACGGCGCGCTGCTCGCTGTCAACGACACGTCGCTGTCGGCCTACTTCGCCGCGCGCCATATGGAAACGCGCGCGTCGTCGGCCAACCGGCGGCTGACGGTGTTCCGCCGCTTTTTCCAGTGGGCACTGCGCGAGCACATGGTGCAGGCCGATCCCTGCCTGCTGCTGCGGCCCGCCAAGCAGCCGCCGCGTTTCCCGAAGACGCTGTCGGAAGCGCAGGTGGAAGCGCTGATCGACGCGCCCGATACCGGCACGCCGCTCGGCCTGCGCGACCGCACGATGGTCGAGCTGATGTATGCGAGCGGGCTGCGCGTCTCCGAACTCACGCAGATGAAGACGGTCGAGGTCGGCCTCAACGAAGGCGTGGCGCGCGTGGTCGGCGGAAAGGGCAACAAGGAGCGGCTCGTGCCCTTCGGCGCGCAGGCCGGCGACTGGCTGCGCCGCTACCTCGCCGAATCGCGCCCGGCATTGCTCGCGGGCCGCGCATGCGACGCGCTGTTCGTCACGCAGCGCGGCGAGGGCATGACGCGGCAGGCGTTCTGGCACCTGATCAAGAAGCACGCGCGCGAGGCCGGCATCCATGCCCCGCTGTCGCCGCACACGCTACGGCACGCGTTCGCCACGCATCTGCTCAACCATGGCGCGGATCTGCGCGTGGTGCAGCTGCTGCTGGGCCACGCCGATATCTCCACCACGCAGATCTACACGCACGTCGCGCGCGAGCGCCTGCGCGAGCTGCACCAGCAACATCATCCGCGCGGGTAA
- a CDS encoding aminoacyl-tRNA deacylase: MSKAKHISETPATQFLRQHRIAFGEHPYDYVDHGGTGESARQLGVPEHDVVKTLVMEDERAQPLIVLMHGDCSVSTKNLARQIGCKSVQPCKPEVAQRHSGFMVGGTSPFGTRKKLPVYVESSVLALEKIYINGGRRGYLVSLAPQVLVDVLGAKPVECALPD; encoded by the coding sequence ATGAGCAAAGCGAAACACATCTCCGAAACTCCCGCCACGCAGTTCCTGCGGCAGCATCGCATCGCGTTCGGCGAGCATCCCTACGACTACGTCGATCACGGCGGCACGGGCGAGTCCGCGCGCCAGCTCGGCGTGCCCGAGCATGACGTGGTCAAGACCCTCGTGATGGAAGACGAGCGCGCGCAGCCGCTGATCGTGCTGATGCACGGCGATTGTTCGGTATCCACCAAGAACCTCGCGCGGCAGATCGGCTGCAAGAGCGTGCAGCCGTGCAAGCCCGAAGTGGCGCAGCGCCACAGCGGCTTCATGGTCGGCGGTACGTCGCCGTTCGGCACGCGCAAGAAGCTGCCCGTCTACGTCGAGTCGTCGGTGCTCGCGCTGGAAAAAATCTACATCAACGGCGGGCGGCGCGGCTACCTCGTCAGTCTCGCGCCCCAGGTGCTGGTGGACGTGCTCGGCGCGAAACCGGTCGAATGTGCATTGCCCGATTGA
- the plsY gene encoding glycerol-3-phosphate 1-O-acyltransferase PlsY — protein sequence MVNLIFAVAAYLIGSVSFAVVVSKLMGLPDPHSYGSGNPGATNVLRTGNKKAAILTLIGDGLKGWLAVWLAQRFGPAYGVQDAGIALVAVAVFLGHLFPVYHRFAGGKGVATAAGILIAIDPILGLATLATWLIIAFFFRYSSLAALVSAIFAPFFHVLMSGVDITTGAIFVISVLLIMRHRANIAKLLAGKESRIGEKKKPG from the coding sequence ATGGTCAATCTGATATTCGCTGTCGCCGCCTACCTGATCGGGTCGGTGTCCTTCGCCGTCGTGGTCAGCAAGCTCATGGGGCTGCCCGATCCGCACAGCTACGGCTCGGGCAATCCCGGCGCCACCAATGTGCTGCGCACCGGCAACAAGAAGGCCGCCATCCTGACGCTGATCGGCGACGGCCTCAAGGGATGGCTCGCGGTCTGGCTCGCGCAGCGTTTCGGGCCGGCATACGGCGTGCAGGACGCCGGCATCGCCCTCGTGGCGGTGGCGGTGTTCCTCGGTCATCTGTTCCCCGTTTACCATCGCTTCGCGGGCGGCAAGGGCGTGGCCACGGCGGCCGGTATCCTGATCGCGATCGACCCGATCCTCGGCCTCGCGACGCTGGCCACGTGGCTGATCATTGCGTTCTTCTTCCGCTACTCGTCGCTCGCGGCGCTGGTCTCGGCGATCTTCGCGCCCTTCTTCCACGTGCTGATGTCCGGCGTCGATATCACGACGGGCGCGATCTTCGTGATCAGCGTGCTGCTGATCATGCGCCACCGCGCGAATATCGCCAAGCTGCTGGCCGGCAAGGAAAGCCGGATCGGCGAGAAGAAAAAGCCGGGTTGA
- a CDS encoding efflux transporter outer membrane subunit, which yields MPMHRSPVPRLATLAGALLLALLSGCAVGPDYKRPDAPTPSAFKEATPDMPAWTGDWKTAEPQDQTARAEWWRVFNDPDLDILMAQVQISNQNIKAAEAQYRQAAGALQAARAGFFPTLNGSASASRSGSSTTSQAGNIRNGQSVTLSAAWELDVWGRVRRQVESNQASAQASAADLAAVLLSTQSTLAQSYFLLRIADAQRALLDRTVSDYERSLQLVRNQYAAGTAQRSDVLQSETQLKSAQAQQIDIQITRAQLEHAIAVLIGRSPSELTMHAADFATTLPRVPVAVPSQLLERRPDIGAAERRMASANAEIGVAQAAYYPTLSLSATGGLTAATLARWLSLPDRIWSFGPSLAGAIFDGGLRSANKAQAVAVYDQTVANYRQTVLNAFQEVEDNLAAARLLEQESVVQNDALRSARDALALVNNRYKAGTAALLDVLTAQTAAYTAERTALSITSRQYTTAVILIAALGGGWHAEGTEIASEPAASPASPIAR from the coding sequence ATGCCGATGCACCGCTCCCCCGTTCCCCGTCTGGCCACGCTGGCCGGCGCGCTGCTGCTCGCCCTGTTGTCCGGCTGCGCGGTCGGTCCCGACTACAAGCGGCCCGATGCGCCGACCCCCTCCGCGTTCAAGGAAGCCACGCCCGACATGCCCGCGTGGACCGGCGACTGGAAGACCGCGGAGCCGCAGGATCAGACCGCGCGCGCCGAATGGTGGCGCGTATTCAACGATCCGGACCTCGATATCCTGATGGCGCAGGTCCAGATCTCGAACCAGAACATCAAGGCGGCGGAAGCGCAGTATCGCCAGGCCGCCGGCGCGCTGCAGGCCGCGCGCGCGGGCTTCTTCCCGACGCTCAACGGTTCGGCCAGCGCGTCGCGCTCGGGCAGCAGCACCACCAGCCAGGCCGGCAATATCCGCAATGGGCAGAGCGTCACGCTGTCCGCGGCGTGGGAACTCGATGTGTGGGGCCGCGTGCGGCGGCAGGTGGAAAGCAACCAGGCGAGCGCGCAGGCCAGCGCGGCCGATCTGGCCGCCGTATTGCTGTCCACGCAGTCGACGCTCGCGCAGAGCTATTTCCTGCTGCGCATCGCCGATGCGCAGCGCGCGCTGCTCGATCGCACGGTGAGCGACTATGAACGCTCGCTGCAGCTCGTGCGCAATCAGTACGCGGCGGGCACCGCGCAGCGCTCCGACGTGTTGCAGTCGGAGACGCAGCTCAAGTCCGCGCAGGCGCAGCAGATCGATATCCAGATCACGCGCGCGCAGCTCGAACACGCCATTGCGGTGCTCATCGGTCGGTCGCCGTCCGAGCTGACGATGCATGCGGCCGACTTCGCCACCACGCTGCCGCGCGTGCCGGTCGCGGTGCCTTCGCAGCTGCTCGAGCGCCGGCCCGACATCGGCGCGGCCGAGCGGCGCATGGCTTCCGCCAATGCCGAGATCGGCGTGGCGCAGGCCGCGTACTACCCGACGCTATCGCTGTCGGCCACGGGCGGCCTCACCGCGGCCACGCTCGCGCGCTGGCTGTCGCTGCCCGACCGTATCTGGTCGTTCGGTCCTTCACTGGCCGGTGCGATCTTCGATGGCGGCCTGCGCAGCGCGAACAAGGCACAGGCCGTGGCCGTGTACGACCAGACGGTCGCCAACTACCGGCAGACGGTGCTCAATGCGTTCCAGGAAGTCGAGGACAACCTCGCGGCGGCGCGTCTGCTGGAGCAGGAGTCGGTCGTGCAGAACGACGCGCTGCGCTCCGCGCGCGATGCGCTCGCGCTGGTCAACAACCGCTACAAGGCGGGCACCGCGGCATTGCTCGACGTGCTCACCGCGCAGACAGCGGCCTATACCGCGGAGCGCACCGCGCTGTCGATCACGAGCCGCCAGTACACCACGGCGGTGATCCTGATTGCCGCGCTCGGCGGCGGATGGCATGCGGAAGGGACCGAGATTGCGAGCGAGCCGGCGGCGTCTCCGGCGAGCCCGATCGCGCGCTAA
- a CDS encoding efflux RND transporter permease subunit: MNVSAAFIQRPVATALLTIGILLAGLAALRLLPVSPLPQVDFPTISVSASLPGASPETMAATVATPLERALGTIAGVNEITSSSSLGSTRVTLQFDLSRDIDGAARDVQAAINASRATLPTSLPNNPTYRKVNPADAPIMIIALTSPTMTRGQLYDAASTILAQKLSQVEGVGQVTIGGSSLPAVRVELNPTALNKYGISLEDVRNTISATNANRPLGVLENNNNNWQVYANDQAMAAKDYMPLIVRYATPGTYSSASAGALIASTANATAGGNVSTKTVNGVTTTTLTTSSGTTTITTGATGGGNGNSGPNSLQVPVRLSDVANVTDSVQDIRNAGSANGKPSVLLVLNRSPGANIIETVDRVNDILPQLRKMIPAAISMDVMLDRTPTIRASLREVEHTLLISIALVIMVVFVFLRNVRATLIPSVAVPVSLVGTFAVMYLAGFSLNNLSLMALTIATGFVVDDAIVVLENISRHMENGMKPREAALRGAREVGFTVISMSLSLIAVFIPLLLMGGIVGRLFQEFAITLSVAILVSLVVSLTTTPMMCAKLLRPVKEDEKRGRFYHASERVFNWLHDQYARTLGVALRHSALVWLVLIATIGLNVWLYVIVPKGFFPQQDTGRLIGFIRADQATSFQAMTKKLDNFITIVRSDPAVVNVTGFTGGSQRNTGQMFVTLKPLSERKESADAIIARLRVKLAKEPGASLFLTPVQDIRIGGRQSSSAYQFTLQSDDLEVLRAWEPKVRAAISNIKGIEDVDTDTNDKGLQTSVIIDRDTASKLGVTAQQVDAVLNDAFGQRLVSTIYHPLNQYRVVMELSQEYLQGPHALQDIYVVTGGGNRVPLSAFARVTPTSTPLGVNHQGQFAASTISFNLAEGFSLSQATDAIRDALARIGAPETLQANFQGGAKAFQDSLKSQPYLILAALITIYIVLGVLYESYVHPLTILSTLPSAGVGALLALLASKTDFSIIALIGVILLIGIVKKNAIMMIDFAIDAERRDGLSPREAIHRACLLRFRPIMMTTMAALLGAIPLALGRGDGAELRAPLGISIVGGLLVSQLLTLYTTPVVYLTLDRWRLKVNAWRARHRRQEPDAEPRLH; the protein is encoded by the coding sequence ATGAACGTCTCCGCCGCCTTTATCCAACGCCCGGTCGCGACCGCGCTGCTGACCATCGGCATCCTGCTGGCGGGGCTGGCGGCGCTGCGGCTGCTGCCGGTTTCGCCGCTGCCGCAGGTGGACTTTCCCACGATCTCGGTTTCCGCATCGCTGCCCGGTGCGAGCCCCGAGACGATGGCCGCGACCGTGGCCACGCCGCTGGAACGCGCGCTCGGCACGATCGCGGGCGTCAACGAGATTACGTCGTCGAGCTCGCTCGGTTCCACGCGCGTCACGCTGCAGTTCGATCTGTCGCGCGATATCGACGGTGCCGCGCGCGACGTGCAGGCGGCCATCAACGCCTCGCGCGCCACGCTCCCGACGAGCCTGCCGAACAACCCGACCTATCGCAAGGTCAACCCGGCCGACGCGCCGATCATGATCATCGCGCTGACGTCGCCGACCATGACGCGCGGCCAGCTCTACGACGCGGCGTCGACGATCCTCGCGCAGAAGCTCTCGCAGGTGGAAGGCGTCGGGCAGGTGACCATCGGTGGCTCGTCGCTGCCCGCCGTGCGCGTCGAGCTCAATCCGACCGCGCTCAACAAGTACGGCATCTCGCTGGAGGACGTGCGCAACACGATCAGCGCGACCAATGCCAACCGGCCGCTGGGCGTCCTCGAGAACAACAATAACAACTGGCAGGTCTACGCGAACGACCAGGCGATGGCGGCCAAGGACTATATGCCGCTGATCGTGCGCTACGCCACGCCGGGCACCTACTCGTCGGCATCGGCGGGCGCGCTGATCGCGAGCACGGCCAACGCCACCGCGGGCGGCAATGTCAGCACCAAGACCGTCAACGGCGTGACCACGACCACGCTGACCACGAGCAGCGGCACCACGACGATCACCACCGGCGCCACGGGCGGCGGCAACGGCAACTCGGGACCGAATTCGCTGCAGGTGCCGGTGCGCCTGTCCGACGTGGCCAATGTGACGGACTCCGTGCAGGACATCCGCAACGCGGGCTCCGCCAATGGCAAGCCGTCGGTGCTGCTCGTGCTGAACCGCTCGCCCGGCGCCAACATCATCGAGACCGTCGATCGCGTCAACGACATCCTCCCGCAGCTGCGCAAGATGATTCCGGCCGCGATCTCGATGGACGTGATGCTCGATCGCACGCCGACCATCCGCGCGTCGCTGCGCGAGGTCGAGCACACGCTGCTGATCTCGATCGCGCTCGTGATCATGGTGGTCTTCGTGTTCCTGCGCAACGTGCGCGCGACGCTGATCCCGAGCGTGGCGGTGCCCGTCTCGCTGGTCGGCACGTTCGCGGTGATGTATCTGGCCGGGTTCTCGCTGAACAATCTTTCGCTGATGGCGCTGACCATTGCCACGGGGTTCGTCGTCGACGATGCAATCGTCGTGCTCGAGAATATCTCCCGGCATATGGAGAACGGCATGAAGCCGCGCGAGGCCGCGCTGCGCGGCGCGCGGGAGGTCGGCTTCACGGTCATCTCGATGAGCCTGTCGCTGATCGCCGTGTTCATTCCGCTGCTGCTCATGGGCGGCATCGTGGGCCGGCTGTTCCAGGAGTTCGCCATCACGCTGTCGGTCGCGATCCTGGTCTCGCTCGTGGTCTCGCTGACCACCACGCCGATGATGTGCGCCAAGCTGCTGCGTCCGGTCAAGGAAGACGAGAAGCGCGGCCGCTTCTATCACGCGAGCGAGCGCGTGTTCAACTGGCTGCACGACCAGTACGCCCGCACGCTTGGCGTGGCGCTGCGCCACAGCGCGCTGGTCTGGCTCGTGCTGATCGCGACGATCGGCCTGAACGTGTGGCTCTACGTGATCGTGCCCAAGGGCTTTTTCCCGCAGCAGGACACGGGCCGGCTGATCGGCTTTATCCGCGCGGACCAGGCCACGTCGTTCCAGGCGATGACCAAGAAGCTCGACAACTTCATCACGATCGTGCGGTCCGACCCGGCCGTGGTCAACGTGACGGGCTTCACGGGCGGCTCCCAGCGCAACACGGGTCAGATGTTCGTCACGCTGAAGCCGCTCTCCGAGCGCAAGGAGTCGGCCGACGCGATCATCGCGCGGCTGCGCGTCAAGCTCGCCAAGGAGCCCGGCGCGAGCCTCTTCCTCACGCCCGTGCAGGATATTCGCATCGGTGGCCGGCAGAGCAGTTCGGCGTATCAGTTCACGCTGCAGTCGGACGACCTCGAAGTGCTGCGCGCGTGGGAGCCGAAAGTACGCGCCGCGATCTCGAACATCAAGGGTATCGAGGACGTGGACACCGACACCAACGACAAGGGCCTGCAGACGTCCGTGATCATCGATCGCGACACGGCCTCGAAGCTCGGCGTCACGGCGCAGCAGGTCGATGCGGTGCTCAACGACGCGTTCGGGCAGCGCCTCGTCTCCACGATCTATCACCCGCTGAACCAGTACCGCGTGGTGATGGAGCTGAGCCAGGAATACCTGCAGGGTCCGCATGCGCTGCAGGACATCTATGTGGTCACCGGCGGCGGCAATCGCGTGCCGCTCTCCGCGTTCGCGCGCGTCACGCCGACGAGCACGCCGCTCGGCGTGAACCATCAGGGGCAGTTCGCGGCCTCGACCATCTCGTTCAACCTGGCCGAGGGGTTCTCGCTGTCGCAGGCCACCGATGCGATTCGCGATGCGCTTGCGCGTATCGGCGCACCCGAGACCTTGCAGGCGAACTTCCAGGGCGGCGCCAAGGCGTTCCAGGACTCGCTCAAGAGCCAGCCGTACCTGATCCTCGCGGCGCTCATCACGATCTATATCGTGCTGGGCGTGCTGTACGAGAGCTATGTGCATCCGCTGACGATCCTCTCCACGCTGCCGTCGGCGGGGGTGGGCGCGCTGCTTGCGCTGCTGGCCTCGAAGACCGACTTCAGCATCATCGCGCTGATTGGCGTGATCCTGCTGATCGGCATCGTGAAGAAGAACGCGATCATGATGATCGACTTCGCGATCGATGCCGAGCGGCGCGACGGGCTGTCGCCGCGCGAGGCGATCCATCGCGCGTGCCTGCTGCGGTTCCGTCCGATCATGATGACGACGATGGCCGCGCTGCTCGGCGCGATTCCGCTCGCGCTCGGGCGCGGCGACGGGGCCGAACTGCGCGCGCCGCTCGGCATCTCGATCGTCGGCGGCCTGCTGGTCAGCCAGCTGCTGACGCTGTACACGACGCCGGTGGTCTACCTGACGCTCGACCGCTGGCGCCTGAAGGTCAACGCATGGCGCGCGCGCCACCGGCGGCAGGAACCCGACGCAGAGCCTCGTCTCCATTGA